A genomic region of Micromonospora sp. NBC_01796 contains the following coding sequences:
- the mtrA gene encoding MtrAB system response regulator MtrA has product MRARVLVVDDDPALAEMLGIVLRSEGFLPSFVADGERALAAFRDSRPDIVLLDLMLPGMSGIDVARSIRAESGVPIVMLTAKSDTVDVVLGLESGADDYVVKPFKPKELVARMRARLRRGEDAAPEMLTIGPPGNQINIDVPAHTVSRDGEEVKLTPLEFDLLVALARKPRQVFTREVLLEQVWGYRHAADTRLVNVHVQRLRAKIEPDPERPEIILTVRGVGYKAGTG; this is encoded by the coding sequence ATGAGAGCCCGGGTACTGGTGGTCGACGACGACCCCGCGCTGGCCGAGATGCTCGGCATCGTGCTGCGCAGCGAGGGATTCCTGCCCTCCTTCGTCGCAGACGGAGAGCGGGCGCTGGCCGCGTTCCGCGACAGCCGGCCCGACATCGTCCTGCTCGACCTGATGCTGCCGGGGATGAGCGGCATCGACGTGGCCCGGTCGATCCGGGCCGAGTCGGGCGTGCCGATCGTCATGCTGACTGCGAAGAGTGACACCGTCGACGTCGTACTCGGCCTGGAGTCGGGGGCCGACGACTACGTCGTCAAGCCGTTCAAGCCCAAGGAACTGGTGGCCCGGATGCGGGCCCGGCTGCGCCGGGGCGAGGATGCCGCGCCGGAGATGCTGACCATCGGCCCGCCCGGCAACCAGATCAACATCGACGTACCGGCGCACACGGTGAGCCGGGACGGCGAAGAGGTCAAGCTGACCCCGCTGGAGTTCGACCTGCTGGTCGCCCTGGCCCGCAAGCCCCGCCAGGTGTTCACCCGCGAGGTCCTGCTCGAACAGGTCTGGGGCTACCGGCACGCGGCCGACACCCGGCTGGTCAACGTGCACGTACAGCGGCTGCGGGCCAAGATCGAACCAGATCCCGAGCGCCCCGAAATCATCCTGACCGTGCGGGGCGTGGGCTACAAGGCGGGCACCGGATAG